In Streptomyces sp. NBC_00448, the following are encoded in one genomic region:
- the hypF gene encoding carbamoyltransferase HypF, whose translation MTAPTADGTVAAADPVVRRRVTVRGVVQGVGFRPFVYALAGRLGLAGHVTNTGEGVVAEVEGPAADVAAFCARVAAEAPPLAAVESVEQCALAVTGRPGFAITASRDGGAARTLVSPDIATCAECLAELADPADRRYRHPFIVCTNCGPRFTVVTGLPYDRAHTTMAGFPMCGACRAQYTDPADRRFHAQPVACHDCGPRLRLIRRTGRSGGADPVAEARALLAAGAILAVKGLGGYHLACDAANPGAVALLRSRKARGRKPFAVMARDLAGVEPLAHVGALEAELLTGPLRPVVLLRRRPGVPVCDDVAPGSPDLGVMLPYTPLHHLLLGLPGDPPGPRLLVMTSGNVSGEPIVTGDAEARERLAALADAWLTHDRPIQVPCDDSVVRVCDGEPVVLRRSRGYAPLPVALPVPVRPALAVGGDLKNAFCLGEGRKAWLSAHIGDMDDLATQRAFVRAQGQLESITSVRPELLAADRHPRYRSGQWAERAAGARPLVRVQHHHAHVAAAMAEHRLDGTRPVIGVAFDGTGYGDDGAVWGGEVLLADYDGHRRFGRLGYVPLPGGDATVRRPYRMALAHLRAAGLPWDDDLPCTAACPIDELRLLERQLELGLNCVPTSSMGRLFDAVASLAGVCHLAGYEAQAAVELEGAATGAPLADDGPGYAFALRPESDPGAGAELVADPGPLLAAVAADVRAGSPAAFVAARFHRAVAGLVAAWCAAARERHGLTTVALTGGVFANVLLSSACAAALRADGFTVLRHHQVPPNDGGLALGQLMVAARVAASP comes from the coding sequence ATGACCGCCCCCACGGCCGACGGCACCGTGGCGGCGGCCGATCCGGTGGTCCGCCGCCGGGTCACGGTCCGCGGGGTCGTGCAGGGCGTCGGCTTCCGCCCCTTCGTCTACGCGCTGGCGGGCCGGCTGGGGCTGGCCGGCCACGTCACGAACACCGGCGAGGGCGTCGTCGCGGAGGTGGAGGGCCCGGCCGCGGACGTCGCGGCGTTCTGCGCGCGGGTCGCGGCCGAGGCGCCGCCGCTGGCCGCGGTGGAGTCCGTCGAGCAGTGCGCGCTGGCGGTGACCGGCCGGCCCGGGTTCGCGATCACCGCGTCCCGGGACGGCGGCGCGGCCCGCACCCTGGTCTCCCCGGACATCGCGACCTGCGCGGAGTGCCTGGCCGAACTGGCCGACCCCGCCGACCGCAGATACCGCCACCCGTTCATCGTCTGCACCAACTGCGGGCCGCGCTTCACCGTGGTCACCGGCCTGCCGTACGACCGCGCGCACACCACGATGGCGGGTTTCCCGATGTGCGGGGCGTGCCGGGCGCAGTACACCGACCCGGCCGACCGGCGCTTCCACGCCCAGCCGGTGGCCTGCCACGACTGCGGGCCGCGGCTGCGGCTGATCCGCCGGACGGGCCGGTCGGGCGGGGCGGACCCGGTGGCCGAGGCCCGTGCGCTGCTGGCCGCCGGGGCGATCCTGGCCGTGAAGGGGCTGGGCGGCTACCACCTGGCGTGCGACGCGGCGAACCCGGGCGCGGTGGCGCTGCTGCGGTCCCGCAAGGCGCGCGGCCGCAAGCCGTTCGCGGTGATGGCCCGGGACCTGGCCGGCGTCGAACCGCTGGCGCACGTAGGGGCGTTGGAGGCCGAACTGCTCACCGGGCCGCTGCGGCCCGTGGTGTTGCTGCGGCGGCGGCCGGGCGTGCCGGTCTGCGACGACGTGGCGCCCGGAAGCCCCGACCTGGGCGTGATGCTCCCGTACACGCCGCTGCACCATCTGCTGCTGGGGCTGCCGGGTGATCCGCCGGGCCCCCGGCTGCTGGTGATGACCAGCGGCAACGTGTCCGGGGAGCCGATCGTCACCGGCGACGCCGAGGCGCGGGAGCGGCTGGCGGCGCTGGCCGACGCGTGGTTGACCCACGACCGGCCGATCCAGGTGCCGTGCGACGACTCGGTGGTGCGGGTGTGCGACGGGGAACCGGTGGTGCTGCGGCGATCGCGCGGGTACGCCCCGCTGCCGGTCGCGCTGCCGGTGCCGGTGCGGCCCGCGCTGGCCGTCGGCGGGGATCTGAAGAACGCGTTCTGCCTCGGCGAGGGCCGCAAGGCGTGGCTGTCGGCGCACATCGGCGACATGGACGACCTCGCCACGCAGCGCGCCTTCGTCCGGGCGCAGGGACAGTTGGAGTCGATCACGTCGGTGCGGCCCGAACTGCTGGCCGCCGACCGGCATCCGCGCTACCGCTCCGGGCAGTGGGCCGAACGTGCCGCCGGAGCAAGGCCGTTGGTACGTGTGCAGCACCACCACGCGCATGTCGCGGCCGCGATGGCCGAGCACCGCTTGGACGGCACCCGGCCGGTGATCGGGGTGGCCTTCGACGGGACCGGGTACGGCGACGACGGCGCGGTGTGGGGCGGGGAGGTGCTGCTCGCCGACTACGACGGCCACCGCCGCTTCGGGCGGCTCGGCTACGTCCCGCTGCCGGGCGGCGACGCGACGGTCCGGCGCCCGTACCGGATGGCGCTGGCCCACCTGCGGGCCGCCGGGCTGCCCTGGGACGACGACCTGCCGTGCACGGCGGCCTGCCCGATTGACGAACTGCGGCTGCTGGAACGGCAGTTGGAGTTGGGGTTGAACTGCGTGCCGACGTCCAGCATGGGCCGGCTCTTCGACGCGGTGGCCTCGCTGGCCGGGGTGTGCCATCTGGCCGGCTACGAGGCGCAGGCCGCCGTCGAGTTGGAGGGCGCGGCCACGGGCGCGCCCCTGGCCGACGACGGGCCCGGGTACGCGTTCGCGCTGCGGCCGGAGAGCGATCCGGGTGCGGGCGCCGAACTGGTCGCGGACCCGGGGCCGTTGCTCGCCGCGGTCGCCGCCGACGTGCGCGCCGGCAGCCCGGCGGCGTTCGTCGCGGCCCGCTTCCACCGGGCGGTGGCCGGCCTGGTGGCCGCCTGGTGCGCGGCCGCCCGCGAGCGGCACGGCCTGACGACGGTCGCGCTGACCGGCGGGGTGTTCGCGAACGTGCTGCTGTCGTCGGCGTGTGCCGCGGCGCTGCGCGCGGAC